One region of Microbacterium sufflavum genomic DNA includes:
- a CDS encoding ferritin-like fold-containing protein, with product MVKWFWQRDRAPRRALALRSRGEQGDATRVDFAELAPELPRFLGQAAYLQLGYFETLTRLIRATPELSEKEALSRAAGAALTKHRGIVDLIAERGDDPTQLMLPFREHLDAFRRKTIGARPRETLLAVYITAGMLDDFYLALASSYGEPGRRVAEILREDDARHEIVAIIQETIESDEEWRSLLSMWARRLVGDTILVCRAALRPELLAVEEERIEPVYTELMGAHARRMDAMGLAS from the coding sequence GTGGTTAAGTGGTTCTGGCAGCGCGACCGTGCGCCGCGGCGCGCCCTCGCACTGCGCAGTCGCGGCGAGCAGGGCGATGCGACCCGGGTCGATTTCGCCGAGCTGGCGCCCGAGCTTCCGCGCTTCCTCGGTCAGGCCGCCTACCTGCAGCTCGGCTACTTCGAGACGCTGACGCGACTCATCCGCGCGACACCCGAGCTGTCCGAGAAGGAGGCCCTGTCGCGCGCGGCGGGTGCCGCACTCACCAAGCACCGCGGCATCGTCGACCTGATCGCCGAGCGCGGAGACGACCCCACGCAGCTGATGCTCCCCTTCCGCGAACACCTCGACGCGTTCCGCCGCAAGACCATCGGCGCGCGCCCCCGGGAGACGCTCCTCGCCGTGTACATCACCGCGGGCATGCTCGACGACTTCTATCTCGCCCTCGCGTCCAGCTACGGAGAGCCGGGGCGGCGCGTCGCCGAGATCCTGCGCGAGGACGACGCCAGGCACGAGATCGTCGCGATCATCCAGGAGACGATCGAGAGCGACGAGGAGTGGCGGTCGCTGCTGTCGATGTGGGCGCGGCGCCTCGTGGGCGACACGATCCTCGTGTGCCGTGCCGCGCTGCGACCCGAACTGCTCGCCGTCGAGGAGGAGCGCATCGAGCCGGTCTACACCGAGCTCATGGGCGCGCATGCTCGACGCATGGACGCGATGGGCCTCGCCTCCTGA
- a CDS encoding DUF3107 domain-containing protein produces MEIRIGIINTGRELSFDTAASADEVRTQVSAALEQSASHLSFADVKGNSYIVPTANLAFIELGTEESRRVGFVA; encoded by the coding sequence GTGGAAATCCGCATCGGCATCATCAACACCGGCCGCGAGCTGAGCTTCGACACCGCCGCCTCGGCGGACGAGGTCCGCACCCAGGTCTCCGCGGCGCTGGAGCAGAGCGCGAGCCACCTGAGCTTCGCCGATGTGAAGGGCAACTCCTACATCGTGCCGACCGCGAACCTCGCCTTCATCGAGCTGGGCACCGAGGAGTCGCGCCGCGTCGGCTTCGTCGCCTGA
- the nudC gene encoding NAD(+) diphosphatase: MSIPRPFFDRAAELREEPGVIDRLRSEAETGVIVVREGRVRVVDSTLVRVAPDAVGEATWALLGRDADGAVLLLAAAPPETDAVDAAPDEIWLGLRDLGGRIDAGESEVLVEAVALAGWLRDAPFCPTCGGGTELRQAGWSRRCLVCGREHFPRTDPAVIVAVESADGERLLLGANANWGGRMYSCFAGFTEAGESLESTVHREIEEESGVRLSDVRYVSSQAWPFPRSLMVGFRAVVEDEAAARADGEEIIDVRWFTRDEIGSALAGEGPVGLPGPASIARALIVQWYEERA; this comes from the coding sequence ATGAGCATTCCGCGTCCGTTCTTCGACCGCGCAGCGGAGCTCCGTGAGGAGCCCGGCGTGATCGACCGTCTGCGCAGCGAGGCCGAGACCGGGGTGATCGTCGTGCGCGAGGGCCGCGTGCGCGTGGTCGACTCAACGCTCGTCCGCGTCGCGCCCGACGCCGTGGGGGAGGCGACCTGGGCGCTGCTCGGCCGCGACGCCGACGGCGCGGTGCTGCTCCTGGCCGCCGCGCCGCCGGAGACCGACGCCGTCGACGCCGCTCCGGACGAGATCTGGCTCGGGCTGCGCGACCTGGGCGGTCGCATCGACGCCGGCGAGTCGGAGGTGCTGGTGGAAGCTGTCGCGCTCGCCGGCTGGTTGCGCGACGCGCCGTTCTGCCCGACCTGCGGCGGCGGTACCGAGCTGCGTCAGGCCGGCTGGTCGCGCCGCTGCCTGGTGTGCGGGCGCGAGCACTTCCCCCGGACGGATCCCGCGGTGATCGTCGCGGTCGAGAGCGCCGACGGTGAGCGGCTGCTGCTCGGGGCGAACGCCAACTGGGGCGGCCGCATGTACTCGTGCTTCGCGGGCTTCACGGAGGCGGGCGAGTCGCTCGAGTCCACGGTGCACCGGGAGATCGAGGAGGAGTCGGGGGTGCGTCTCTCCGACGTGCGGTACGTCTCCTCGCAGGCGTGGCCGTTCCCCCGCTCGCTCATGGTCGGATTCCGGGCCGTCGTCGAGGACGAGGCGGCCGCCCGCGCGGACGGCGAGGAGATCATCGACGTGCGCTGGTTCACGCGCGACGAGATCGGTTCCGCGCTCGCGGGGGAGGGGCCGGTCGGTCTCCCCGGCCCCGCGTCGATCGCGCGCGCCCTGATCGTGCAGTGGTACGAGGAGCGCGCGTGA
- a CDS encoding ATP-dependent helicase: MSALDALDERQRAAASVLRGPVAVLAGAGTGKTRVITHRIAHGVDTGAYSPSRVMAVTFTAKAAGELRGRLRALGVEGVAARTFHAAALAQLNFFWPTLAGSPAPSIIDNKVRMLGQAADALRLRPSTATLRDIASEIEWRKVSMLSIDRYAELGRPVSGIDAGQLVELMRGYEALKDERHQLDFEDVLLACAGMLEAEPRVAASVHEQYRHFTVDEFQDVSPLQNRLLELWLGDRRDICVVGDASQTIYSFAGAEQRFLLEFERRHPDATVVRLETNYRSQEPILTAANTLMRGRPGALELVPAREQFTADAPTVTAYDSESDEAAGIAAGVAARIAAGASPAEIAVLYRAHAQSAVLQQALAAEGIATSVLGGTRFFAMPEVRQATLALRAAAVAPTEHGFLPGVRRVLKELGLTEEPPAAGGAQRDGWEARRAILRLAEEAGPDETLRSFSDALMARAKDQHEPTLRTVTLSTLHAAKGLEWPHVYLAGWAEGALPISYATTFEAIDEERRLAYVGVTRAARTLEISWSRSAGRGERAPSRFLAEMGTTARGTGILRETTPNATRAARRR; the protein is encoded by the coding sequence GTGAGCGCACTCGACGCCCTGGACGAGCGGCAGCGGGCAGCGGCCTCCGTCCTGCGGGGCCCCGTCGCCGTGCTCGCGGGGGCCGGGACGGGTAAGACCCGTGTGATCACGCACCGCATCGCCCACGGCGTCGACACCGGCGCGTACTCGCCGTCGCGCGTGATGGCGGTGACGTTCACGGCGAAGGCGGCCGGCGAGCTGCGCGGACGCCTTCGTGCCCTGGGCGTGGAGGGCGTCGCTGCTCGCACGTTCCATGCGGCGGCGCTCGCGCAGTTGAACTTCTTCTGGCCCACGCTGGCTGGCTCGCCCGCGCCGTCGATCATCGACAACAAGGTGCGCATGCTCGGGCAGGCGGCCGACGCGCTGCGCCTGCGACCGAGCACGGCGACCCTGCGCGACATCGCCTCCGAGATCGAGTGGCGCAAGGTGTCGATGCTGTCGATCGACCGGTACGCGGAGCTCGGCCGACCCGTCAGCGGGATCGACGCGGGACAGCTCGTCGAGCTGATGCGCGGCTACGAGGCGCTGAAGGACGAGCGGCATCAGCTCGACTTCGAGGATGTGCTGCTCGCGTGCGCCGGGATGCTCGAGGCGGAGCCGCGGGTCGCGGCCTCGGTGCACGAGCAGTACCGCCACTTCACGGTCGACGAGTTCCAGGACGTCTCCCCGTTGCAGAACCGACTGCTCGAGCTGTGGCTGGGCGACCGCCGCGATATCTGCGTGGTGGGCGACGCAAGCCAGACGATCTACTCCTTCGCGGGCGCCGAGCAGCGGTTCCTGCTCGAGTTCGAGCGCCGCCACCCGGATGCCACGGTCGTGCGACTGGAGACCAACTACCGGTCGCAGGAGCCCATCCTGACGGCGGCCAATACGTTGATGCGGGGTCGACCCGGCGCACTCGAGCTCGTCCCGGCCCGCGAGCAGTTCACTGCGGACGCCCCGACCGTCACGGCGTACGACTCGGAGTCCGACGAGGCGGCGGGCATCGCGGCCGGTGTCGCTGCCCGGATCGCGGCCGGGGCCTCGCCCGCCGAGATCGCGGTGCTGTACCGCGCCCACGCCCAGTCGGCCGTGCTGCAGCAGGCGCTCGCCGCGGAGGGTATCGCCACCTCGGTGCTCGGCGGCACCCGGTTCTTCGCGATGCCGGAGGTGCGGCAGGCGACCCTCGCACTGCGGGCCGCGGCCGTGGCCCCGACCGAGCATGGCTTCCTGCCCGGTGTCCGCCGCGTGCTGAAGGAGCTGGGTCTGACGGAGGAGCCGCCCGCCGCGGGTGGTGCGCAGCGCGACGGCTGGGAGGCGCGCCGGGCGATCCTGCGCCTGGCGGAGGAGGCGGGACCCGACGAGACGCTGCGGTCGTTCAGTGACGCGCTGATGGCGCGGGCGAAGGACCAGCACGAGCCGACGCTGCGCACCGTGACCCTGTCCACGCTGCACGCGGCGAAGGGCCTCGAGTGGCCGCACGTATACCTCGCGGGCTGGGCGGAGGGCGCGCTGCCGATCTCCTACGCCACGACGTTCGAGGCGATCGACGAGGAGAGGCGGCTGGCGTATGTGGGCGTCACGCGGGCCGCGCGAACGCTGGAGATCTCCTGGTCGCGATCGGCAGGTCGAGGGGAGCGGGCACCGTCGCGGTTCCTGGCCGAGATGGGGACGACGGCTCGCGGCACAGGCATTCTGCGCGAAACGACACCGAACGCCACACGCGCCGCCCGTCGGCGCTGA
- a CDS encoding ATP-dependent helicase translates to MTSDAAQRAVIMAPPTASGVIIGAPGTGKTTVLVDRIVRLIDEEGLRPEEVLALTPSRQAATALRDRIGVRVGQATPGPLARSLGSFAFQLVRGAMVREGAEPPALLTGADQDRIIAELLAGDTEDGRIAWPESLSASVRASRGFRSELRAFLAECTELGVHPEELRSSGNEVWAAAAEFLVEYRTVLDALRSAHRDAADLLSEASAILRTADAATLGPLAPVRAVLIDDAQELTRGGIAVVRALLDRGVAVLAFGDPDISSGAFRGASPELFSQLAGALGDVHVLDGAHRQHAALTALTRTVTQAIGVSGRVEHRRAPAPLAGEDEAPVVSTFLAPSPYEEFDRIAGVMRDWHLSDGVPWDRMAVIAHDTRQVTALETELAAREIPTRAAGVQRPLGSEGIVRDIVGIVRLALTPDEERTVQAWEDALRTPFGGMDAIALRRLRARLRHLELAGGGSTPARELLRQALSQPATLTLIDAPESRTAERFAETVEAVARAAAEGETIHDLLWRVWEQARAVDGRRLSVAWREISLLPTGAETARSLDALVALFDAAKRFVERTPNEKPEVFVRDILDSEVPEDTLSTPERPGTVTLLTPATALGTEFDAVVVAGVQDGVWPNVRLRGGLLQTWRLPGALAAARTGVPDEPPGVLDRRRAALHDELRLFVRAISRARGRLLITAVDDDDLTPSPFFGFLPPPEPPERHASAEHPLTLRGLVARHRRTLTTVTAEPLRREAAAQLAVLAREGVPGADPAEWYGVRPASTRAPLRDLATSGARVSPSAVESFEECGLNWVVSALGGDTVMPPTAGIGTIVHEAMERVPDGDLERMRAIVAEHWPELDFETEWIGRKERRRADLFVDRLHTYLGDVARDGGRVLGSEVEFRFAVDAREGAEEPTVHPVDEERAHRAIVHGYIDRVESYPTGAGDHPHARGRGWERMTGDAEGTTVVVDLKTGKTDPETDGAVREHAQLAAYQIAVQQGLVPGATPRSLGGARLVIVSKTLAKSDYRIAHQHALDGDARRQFLQRVAEVARGMSAAGFTAQVESHCADTQRRVHPCRIHTVPAVSS, encoded by the coding sequence ATGACTTCGGATGCCGCTCAACGTGCCGTGATCATGGCGCCGCCGACCGCGTCCGGCGTCATCATCGGTGCCCCGGGCACCGGCAAGACGACGGTGCTGGTCGACCGCATCGTGCGGCTCATCGACGAGGAGGGGCTGCGGCCGGAAGAGGTGCTCGCGCTCACCCCGAGTCGACAGGCCGCGACGGCGCTGCGCGATCGCATCGGCGTGCGCGTGGGACAGGCGACCCCCGGCCCGCTCGCCCGCTCGCTCGGTTCGTTCGCCTTCCAGCTCGTCCGCGGGGCGATGGTGCGCGAGGGCGCCGAGCCGCCCGCGCTGCTGACGGGCGCCGACCAGGACCGCATCATCGCGGAGCTGCTCGCGGGAGACACGGAGGACGGCCGCATCGCCTGGCCCGAGTCGCTCAGCGCCTCCGTGCGGGCGTCGAGAGGATTCCGGTCGGAGCTGCGCGCGTTCCTGGCCGAGTGCACCGAGCTGGGCGTGCACCCCGAGGAGCTGCGGTCGTCGGGCAACGAGGTGTGGGCGGCCGCTGCGGAGTTCCTGGTGGAGTACCGCACGGTGCTCGACGCCCTGCGATCGGCCCACCGCGACGCGGCCGACCTGCTCAGCGAGGCGAGCGCGATCCTGCGCACGGCCGATGCCGCCACCCTCGGCCCGCTCGCGCCCGTGCGCGCGGTGCTGATCGACGATGCGCAGGAGCTCACGCGCGGGGGCATCGCGGTCGTCCGGGCACTGCTCGACCGCGGGGTCGCGGTGCTGGCCTTCGGCGACCCCGACATCTCGTCCGGGGCGTTCCGTGGCGCGAGCCCCGAGCTCTTCTCGCAGCTGGCGGGGGCGCTCGGCGACGTGCACGTGCTCGACGGGGCGCACCGACAGCACGCCGCGCTCACCGCGCTCACCCGCACCGTGACGCAGGCGATCGGGGTGTCGGGACGCGTGGAGCATCGGCGGGCGCCCGCGCCGCTCGCGGGGGAGGACGAGGCCCCCGTCGTGTCCACCTTCCTCGCGCCGTCGCCCTACGAGGAGTTCGACCGCATCGCGGGGGTGATGCGCGACTGGCATCTGAGCGACGGAGTGCCGTGGGATCGGATGGCGGTGATCGCCCACGACACCCGTCAGGTCACCGCCCTGGAGACCGAGCTGGCGGCGCGGGAGATCCCCACGCGAGCCGCCGGGGTGCAGCGACCGCTCGGCAGCGAGGGGATCGTGCGCGACATCGTCGGGATCGTCCGTCTCGCGCTGACCCCCGACGAGGAGCGGACGGTACAGGCGTGGGAGGACGCACTGCGGACGCCGTTCGGGGGCATGGATGCGATCGCCCTCCGACGACTCAGGGCGCGGCTGCGGCATCTCGAACTCGCCGGCGGGGGATCGACGCCCGCGCGCGAACTGCTGCGTCAGGCTCTGTCGCAGCCCGCGACCCTCACCCTCATCGACGCCCCCGAGTCGCGCACGGCGGAGCGCTTCGCGGAGACGGTCGAGGCGGTCGCCAGGGCCGCCGCGGAGGGCGAGACCATCCACGATCTGCTGTGGCGCGTGTGGGAGCAGGCCAGGGCGGTGGACGGTCGCCGGCTGTCGGTGGCGTGGCGGGAGATCTCGCTGCTGCCGACCGGGGCGGAGACCGCGCGCTCGCTCGACGCGCTGGTGGCCCTGTTCGACGCGGCCAAGCGGTTCGTGGAGCGCACGCCGAACGAGAAGCCCGAAGTGTTCGTGCGCGACATCCTCGACAGCGAGGTCCCGGAGGACACGCTGTCGACGCCGGAGCGTCCCGGCACGGTCACCCTGCTCACCCCCGCGACCGCATTGGGCACGGAGTTCGACGCGGTCGTCGTCGCCGGGGTGCAGGACGGCGTCTGGCCCAACGTACGGCTGCGCGGCGGGCTCCTGCAGACGTGGCGGCTCCCCGGGGCGCTCGCCGCCGCCCGCACCGGTGTGCCCGACGAGCCGCCCGGTGTGCTCGACCGCCGACGGGCGGCCCTGCACGACGAGCTCCGTCTGTTCGTGCGGGCGATCTCGCGCGCCCGCGGCCGACTGCTGATCACGGCGGTCGACGACGACGACCTCACCCCCAGCCCGTTCTTCGGCTTCCTTCCGCCCCCGGAGCCCCCGGAAAGGCATGCGTCCGCGGAGCACCCGCTCACCCTGCGGGGCCTGGTCGCGCGCCACCGGCGCACGCTCACCACGGTGACGGCCGAGCCGCTGCGGCGCGAAGCCGCAGCGCAATTGGCGGTGCTGGCGCGGGAGGGCGTGCCGGGAGCCGACCCGGCCGAGTGGTACGGCGTGCGGCCGGCATCCACGCGGGCTCCGCTGCGCGACCTCGCGACCTCGGGTGCCCGCGTGTCGCCGTCGGCGGTCGAGTCGTTCGAGGAGTGCGGCCTGAACTGGGTGGTCTCGGCCCTCGGCGGCGACACCGTCATGCCCCCGACGGCGGGAATCGGCACGATCGTGCACGAGGCCATGGAGCGCGTGCCCGACGGCGACCTCGAGCGCATGCGGGCGATCGTCGCCGAGCACTGGCCGGAACTCGACTTCGAGACCGAGTGGATCGGACGCAAGGAGCGTCGTCGTGCCGACCTCTTCGTCGACCGGCTGCACACGTATCTCGGCGATGTCGCGCGCGACGGAGGCCGGGTGCTCGGCAGCGAGGTCGAGTTCCGGTTCGCGGTCGATGCCCGGGAGGGCGCGGAGGAGCCGACCGTGCATCCGGTCGACGAGGAGCGGGCACACCGGGCGATCGTGCACGGGTACATCGATCGGGTGGAGTCGTATCCCACCGGTGCGGGTGACCACCCGCACGCGCGAGGACGGGGATGGGAGCGCATGACCGGCGACGCCGAGGGCACGACCGTGGTCGTCGACCTCAAGACGGGCAAGACCGACCCGGAGACCGACGGTGCGGTGCGGGAGCATGCGCAGCTCGCGGCGTACCAGATCGCCGTGCAACAGGGGCTGGTGCCGGGTGCGACCCCGAGGTCGCTCGGCGGCGCGCGACTCGTGATCGTCTCGAAGACCCTGGCGAAGAGCGACTACCGCATCGCCCATCAGCACGCGCTCGACGGCGACGCGCGGCGGCAGTTCCTGCAGCGCGTGGCGGAGGTGGCGCGGGGCATGTCGGCCGCGGGGTTCACGGCCCAGGTCGAGTCGCACTGCGCCGACACGCAGCGCCGCGTGCACCCGTGCCGCATCCACACGGTCCCGGCGGTGAGCTCGTGA
- a CDS encoding UvrD-helicase domain-containing protein, translating to MPHPHGPGGELVTVAAPEVVLSATDIAAALGLPTPTPAQQEVIEAPLEPALVVAGAGSGKTETMSARVVWLVATGRVRRDEILGLTFTRKAAGELAERIGARLAVVDEYGRRGLLPHLPAIVRSDALDRVAEAASGRQRDLVRATVLDDLARRFDTGWDPAASRTAEDLMIRPRVSTYNAFADGIVREHAARIGRDPDVAMLSQAASWMLAREVVLRSDLPQLEEIDYALGTVIDAVQRLAGDALDHRVDLALAERIAVEQARAFEPYRSNADVEKAAINLLSLPTLTALVREYIAEKQRRGVLDFADQVGGAYDIVESAPDVRAELREQHRVVLLDEYQDTSVIQTRFLAELFRDTAVMAVGDPHQSIYGWRGASADNLYAFSRSFASAGAVRTYSLMTSWRNDRGILDIANRVLEPLQRPGLDVPPLEARPGAGDGGVEVRFPLTVDEEAAAVADWFVQRRAAHDAGEGARAGSPHTGAILFRSKRHMQTFAAALAARGVPHRILGLGGLLATPEVVDVVSTLRVVHDPTAGSALIRLLTGPRFGVGVADMAALYDLGRTLAERDTTMLPLPDEVRVRLRSSRGADEAVSIVDAVDVVRAVRDDYRLLEAITPEGRARIRAAGEMLERLRRASSQPIPELIRLIELELRLDIELAANETRGPARIAATQLRAFADEVRAFLAADDRGTIGSLLAWLDKAESTDELMPRPEPPEPGVVQLLTIHGSKGLEWDAVAVVRLVVDELPGRIADTSGWFGFGVVPFELRGDRDALPRFTWDPEDAVGAETDPVKRQKLAQASLSGGATQANPQGGALKRFKDAYREYQRQEERRLAYVAITRARSDLLLTGAHWAGQKAPRTPSPYLLEAIEVRGLAPIDGVDPDENPYDGPGATLHWPLDPLGARRPVVMPAAAAVEEELRSGTATPTPELQRLLAEREARQRGTAADAPTRVPASRFKDYVTDYAGTLASIVRPMPERPYRQTRLGTLFHAWVEQRSELVGVGSRVDEALWEQDEDEPFADAVFDGAGPGAVADAADLAVLQRTFEQSEWGSLQPLAVEIEIDFALGAGGEGYEDERGHIVICKLDAVYRRADRGGRIEIVDWKTGRAPRTAEEREERMLQLALYRLAYHRRFGVPLDEIDVALYYVADDLVIRGDRVYSEEELFQRWSAARAAR from the coding sequence GTGCCGCATCCACACGGTCCCGGCGGTGAGCTCGTGACCGTGGCGGCGCCCGAGGTGGTGCTCTCGGCGACCGACATCGCCGCGGCGCTCGGCCTGCCCACGCCGACTCCCGCCCAGCAGGAGGTGATCGAGGCCCCGCTCGAGCCGGCGCTCGTGGTGGCCGGGGCGGGCAGCGGCAAGACCGAGACGATGTCGGCGCGCGTGGTGTGGCTCGTGGCGACGGGTCGAGTGCGGCGCGACGAGATCCTCGGGCTGACCTTCACCCGCAAGGCCGCCGGCGAGCTGGCGGAGCGGATCGGTGCGCGTCTCGCCGTCGTCGACGAGTACGGCCGACGGGGACTGCTGCCGCACCTGCCCGCGATCGTCCGCAGCGACGCCCTCGACCGGGTGGCGGAGGCGGCGTCGGGACGGCAGCGCGACCTGGTGCGCGCCACGGTCCTCGACGACCTCGCCCGTCGGTTCGACACGGGTTGGGACCCGGCAGCGTCGCGGACGGCGGAAGACCTGATGATCCGACCGCGCGTGTCGACGTACAACGCGTTCGCGGACGGGATCGTGCGCGAGCATGCGGCCCGGATCGGCCGTGATCCCGATGTCGCCATGCTCAGTCAGGCGGCGTCCTGGATGCTGGCGCGGGAGGTGGTGCTCCGCAGCGACCTTCCGCAGCTGGAGGAGATCGACTACGCGCTCGGCACGGTCATCGACGCGGTGCAGCGCTTGGCCGGTGACGCGCTGGACCACCGGGTCGACCTCGCGCTGGCCGAGCGCATCGCGGTGGAGCAGGCGCGCGCGTTCGAGCCGTACCGGAGCAACGCCGACGTCGAGAAGGCGGCGATCAACCTGCTGAGCCTGCCCACGCTCACCGCCCTGGTGCGCGAGTACATCGCGGAGAAGCAGCGCCGGGGGGTGCTGGACTTCGCGGATCAGGTCGGCGGCGCCTACGACATCGTGGAGTCGGCCCCTGATGTGCGGGCCGAACTGCGCGAGCAGCACCGCGTCGTGCTCCTCGACGAGTACCAGGACACCTCGGTCATCCAGACCCGCTTCCTCGCCGAGCTGTTCCGCGATACGGCCGTCATGGCGGTGGGCGACCCGCATCAGTCGATCTACGGCTGGCGCGGAGCCAGCGCCGACAACCTCTACGCGTTCTCCCGGTCGTTCGCGAGCGCGGGGGCGGTGCGCACGTACAGCCTGATGACGAGCTGGCGCAACGACCGGGGCATCCTCGACATCGCTAACCGGGTGCTGGAGCCGCTGCAGCGCCCCGGACTGGACGTGCCGCCGCTGGAGGCGCGTCCCGGAGCGGGTGACGGCGGCGTGGAGGTGCGCTTCCCGCTCACGGTCGATGAGGAGGCGGCGGCGGTGGCGGACTGGTTCGTGCAGCGCCGCGCCGCACACGACGCGGGGGAGGGGGCGCGGGCCGGATCCCCGCACACGGGCGCGATCCTGTTCCGCTCGAAGCGTCACATGCAGACGTTCGCAGCGGCGCTGGCGGCCCGAGGGGTGCCGCACCGCATTCTCGGGCTGGGCGGCCTGCTCGCCACGCCGGAGGTGGTCGACGTGGTGTCCACGCTGCGGGTCGTGCACGACCCCACCGCCGGTTCGGCCCTCATCCGGCTGCTGACCGGACCGCGTTTCGGGGTGGGAGTCGCCGACATGGCGGCGCTGTACGACCTCGGCCGCACGCTGGCCGAGCGCGACACGACGATGCTCCCGCTCCCGGACGAGGTGCGGGTGCGGCTGCGTTCGTCGCGCGGAGCGGACGAGGCCGTGTCGATCGTGGACGCGGTCGACGTGGTGCGCGCGGTGCGAGACGACTACCGCCTGCTCGAGGCCATCACCCCGGAGGGCAGGGCGCGGATCCGCGCCGCGGGGGAGATGCTGGAGCGGTTGCGCCGCGCGTCGTCGCAACCGATCCCCGAACTGATCCGTCTGATCGAGCTGGAGCTCCGCCTCGACATCGAGCTCGCCGCGAACGAGACCCGCGGACCGGCGCGGATCGCGGCGACGCAGTTGCGAGCCTTCGCCGACGAGGTCCGTGCGTTCCTCGCCGCCGACGACCGCGGCACGATCGGCAGCCTCCTCGCGTGGCTCGACAAGGCCGAGAGCACGGACGAACTGATGCCGCGCCCCGAGCCGCCGGAGCCGGGCGTGGTGCAGCTGCTCACGATCCACGGGTCCAAGGGGCTCGAATGGGATGCGGTGGCGGTAGTGCGACTCGTGGTGGACGAACTGCCCGGTCGCATCGCCGACACGTCGGGCTGGTTCGGGTTCGGCGTGGTGCCGTTCGAGCTGCGCGGCGACCGTGACGCGCTGCCGAGGTTCACGTGGGACCCGGAGGACGCGGTGGGTGCCGAGACCGATCCGGTCAAGCGGCAGAAGCTCGCGCAGGCCTCGCTGTCGGGCGGCGCCACCCAGGCGAACCCTCAGGGCGGCGCACTCAAGCGCTTCAAGGACGCCTACCGCGAGTACCAGCGCCAGGAGGAGCGGCGCCTGGCGTATGTCGCGATCACCCGCGCCCGGAGCGACCTGCTGCTGACCGGGGCGCACTGGGCGGGGCAGAAGGCGCCGCGCACTCCGAGCCCGTATCTGCTGGAGGCGATCGAGGTGCGGGGCCTCGCGCCGATCGATGGCGTGGACCCCGACGAGAACCCGTACGACGGTCCGGGTGCGACCCTGCACTGGCCGCTCGACCCACTCGGCGCACGGCGACCCGTGGTGATGCCTGCCGCGGCGGCGGTCGAGGAGGAGCTGCGATCGGGCACCGCGACCCCCACGCCCGAGCTGCAGCGACTGCTGGCGGAACGCGAGGCCCGCCAGCGGGGCACTGCGGCGGACGCTCCGACCCGTGTCCCTGCGTCGCGCTTCAAGGACTACGTCACCGACTACGCGGGAACGCTCGCGTCGATCGTGCGCCCCATGCCGGAGCGTCCCTATCGGCAGACGCGCCTGGGCACGCTGTTCCACGCCTGGGTCGAGCAGCGCTCCGAACTGGTGGGGGTCGGCTCCCGCGTCGATGAGGCGCTGTGGGAGCAGGACGAGGACGAGCCGTTCGCCGACGCCGTGTTCGACGGCGCCGGCCCCGGCGCGGTGGCCGACGCCGCCGACCTCGCGGTGCTGCAGCGCACGTTCGAGCAGAGCGAGTGGGGGTCGTTGCAGCCCCTGGCGGTCGAGATCGAGATCGACTTCGCGCTCGGTGCGGGCGGGGAAGGGTACGAGGACGAGCGCGGACACATCGTGATCTGCAAACTCGATGCCGTGTACCGCCGCGCGGACCGTGGCGGCCGCATCGAGATCGTCGACTGGAAGACCGGTCGCGCGCCCCGGACGGCCGAGGAGCGGGAGGAGCGGATGCTGCAGCTCGCGCTGTACCGCCTCGCGTACCACCGGCGCTTCGGGGTGCCGCTCGACGAGATCGACGTGGCGCTGTACTACGTCGCAGACGACCTCGTCATCCGCGGGGACCGGGTCTATTCGGAGGAGGAGCTCTTCCAGCGCTGGAGTGCCGCGCGCGCCGCCCGCTGA